The Novosphingobium humi DNA window GCTGGCAGCATCGCCTCGCGCCAGATCATGTCCTGAAGGGTGCGATCCGCCATGCGCGGCCCCAGCAGCAGCACCAGCCCCGCCCCATTGGCGAGCAGCAGCGCCACCACCGGATCGGACACCAGCGCCACGGCAGGCGAAACCTCCCCCCCGCCCATCCGCATCAAGGCCCCCGCCGCGATCAGCCCCACCGGCAGCAGCAGGACGATCAGCGCCCGCCAAGCCGGACATGCCAGCCCCTCGTCCGGCTCGATCAGCGGCAAATTTTCCGTCACCACCCCGCGCGTGGTGAAACGCGCCAATAAAGGCCCGGCGATCAGCGCCGTGGGAACGGCCGCGATCAGGCCCAGCAGCATCGTGCGCGCCGGGTCCGCGCCCAACTCGCGCACGGCGATCAATGGCCCCGGATGCGGCGGCATCAGCGCATGGAGCACCGACAGGCCCGCCAGCGTGGAGAGCATCACCCGCAGGCGCAAGGTGGCGCTTTGGCCCCCATTGCTTATTTTTTGCCCCGCCATGCCCGCCGCGATGATCGGCAAGAGCAGCACCGTGCCCGTTTCAAAAAACAGCGGCATGCCGATCAGCAGCGCCGCCGCCAGCCCGCCCAGCGTGGCATAGCGCTCGCCGGTGCGGTCCAGCACCGCGCGCGCCAGCGCCCGCGCCCCGCCCGAAATCTGCAGCATCGCGCCAAGACCCAGCCCCAGCGCGACCACCATGCCGGTGCCGCGCAGGATATCGCCAAAGCCCTTCTCGATGGTCTGGGCCAGTTTGTCAGGCGGCAATTGCGCGGCAAGGCCGATGGCAAACGCGCCCGACAGCAGGCCGACGAACGGATGCAGCCCCAGCCGCGCGATCAGCAGGATCGCCAGCGCGATCCCGCCGACGCTGATGCCCAGCAGCCAGAGGTCAGCCGCCGCCATGGATCAAAGGCCCTCTTGGATCACAGGCCCGCCCCCATTTTGAACAGCGGCTTTTCACTGTCATTGGGCACGGCCGGGTCCTGCTTTTCCACCGCCGCCATGCTGGAGGGCAGTTCAAAGGGCAGATGGCCCTTGGCCTTGGCCTTGCCCAGCACGATGTCGAGCACCGCCTCGTCGCTGGCCCCGAAATTGGCGAGAATGGCGTCGGCCTTGTCCACCACATTGGTCAGGATCGCCGGGCGGTCGAGGAAGATCGCAAAGACCACCGGCTTGCCCGCCGCCTTGGCCGATTTCAGCGCGTCATAGGCCGCATCGCCATCGCGGAAGTCGAGGCGCCCTTCCTTCTGGCGGCTGCCGAAGAAATGGTTGGGGTGGAGCATTTCGGACGGGCTTTCGGCGCGCACCACGGCGAAATCGGCCTGCGCCGGATCGGAAACCACGGTCAGACCCGCGGCCTGCGCGGCCTTGGGCTCGACGCCGAACAGCCAGACTTTCTTGCCTTTCGCCGCCACCGGCAGCAGGCCCTTGTTGGTCAGCAGCACCTGCGCCTCGCGCTGGGTCAGGGCAGCAAGGGCATGGTTGGCCGGATTGGCGATCATACGCGCGGCGGCGGCCGGATCGACATAGGGATTGTCGAACAATCCCTGCTCGAACTTGGCCACCAGAATGCGGCGCACCGATTCATCGACGCGCGCGGGCGTGATCAGCCCATCCTTGATCGCCGAAAGCAGCGGGGCAACATCCTGCGTGCCGCCGAACTGATCGATGCCCGCCTTGATGCCCAAAGCATAGCGCTGCTCGACAGTCAGGTCATTGACGCCCCAGTCGGTGGAAATGTCCTGCGGGCGCTGGGGGGCGTCCTTGGTGGGGTTGCTGCAACGCTCGTTGCAATCCGCCGTGATGGCCCAATCGGACAGGATGATGCCCTTATAGCCCAGTTTGCCGCGCAGGAGGTCGGTGAGCAGCACATGGCTGTAGCCCGCGCCATAGGGTTCGAGATCCTTGCCCAGCGGCTTGGGTCCGGAAATGATCGGATAGGTCGGCATAATGCCCGCCGAACCCGCCGCCAGCGCGCCCTTGAAGGCGGCAATATGCATGTCGAGCTGCGCGGTGGTCAGCTTGGCGATGCGGCCATAATAATTGTGGCTGTCAAACCCTTCGGGCAGCGCGCCATAGCCGACCCAGTGCTTGACCACGGTCATCACGCCATTGCGGGCCAGCCCGCCCGGCGCCCCCTGAAAGCCCTGAACATAGGCCCCGCCCAGCACGCTGGACAATTGCGGATCGGCGCCGAACGTGCCGGTGATGCGCGCCCAGCGCGGCTCGCTGGCCAGATCGACCTGCGGGCTCAGCGCTTCCTGAATGCCGACGGCGCGGTATTCCATGCGGGCGATTTCGGCAAAGCGCCGCACGCGCGCGGCATCGCCCAGCGCGCCAAGGCCCAGCAGTTCGGGCCATTGCGTCACGCCGGTCGCGCTTTCGCCCGCGCCAAGGACATGGTGGAAATGGTTGCGCGGATCGGCGCTGATCGTGGCGGGAATGCCAAGGCGGGTGCTCTCGGCCAGCGCCTGCACCGCGTTCGATTGCTCGGCCATCGCGGCAGGCGCCAGCGGCAGGCGGGTGATGAAACTGGAAATATGCTTGTCGCGCAGCATGGGCGCGGCGGCCTCAAGGTCATAGCCCTTGTTCGACTGGCCGATCGCGCCGCCAAGACCGGGCAGCGTGCCATGCAGCATCTGGCCCGCCTTTTCCTCGATGCTCATGCGGGCCAGCAGATCGGCGGCGCGCACGGCAGGCGACAGGCGCCAGTCCTCATAGGGGGTCAGCTTGCCGTCGCCGTCGAGGTCGCGGAAGCGCAGGCCATGGACCGTGATGATCGCCTTGCTGCGGCTTTCCACTGCGGGCTGTTGGGGGGCGGCGCGCTTGGGCGCGGCGGCATGAACCGCCAGAGGGGCAGCAAGCGCAAGGAGAGACGACATCATGACGGTTTTGCGCAGCATAAAGGCATTCTCTCCTCAGGCTTATGATATAAGCGGATTTCAGACATAAAGGTGGCCGAACCGCCCAAAGGGCAGCCCGGCCACAGGTCAGGGTTAGGTTACTATCAGAACTTGAAGCCGGCGCGAACGCCGTACATCAGAGGGTCCGAAACCTGGAGCGTACCGTTCACGCCCGCGCCAACGGCGGTGACGAGCAGGTTGTTTTCCAGATTCTTGCCGTAGGCCTGCACATAGTAGGTCTTGTTCGGCGAGTTATAGGTCACGTTGACTTCGGTCTGCGTATAGGAGGGCTGAACGAAGCGGCTGTAGATCGAGAGCGCCAGCATGTTGTAGCTCGACGAATACTTCGAACGCACACCGGCAATGATTTCGCCGCCGTTGGCCAACGGCACCGTGTGGGTATAACCCACCGTCAGCGTGGTGGTGGGCGAACGGTCCAGACGGGTGTTGGCCAGATTCAGCGTCGGATAGGTCGCGGCATTGGGATAGAACGTGCCGTAACGCGCATCGAGCAGCGAGAGCTGAACGTCGAGCTTGCCGTTCTTCACAATGGCATAGGTGCCTTCGGCTTCGATGCCGTCCACCTTGGCCGAAGCGGCGTTGGTGGTCTGGGTGCACTGGGTGCCGCCGGCGCAGAACGGACCGACCTGGGTCAGCTGCAGATTGTTGTAGTTATAGTGGAAGGCCGAGAAATTCAGACGCAGCTTGTTGTCGAACAGACGAGCCTTGGCGCCGATTTCATAGGCGGTCAGCGTTTCGGGCTGATAGTACAGCGTGCTGGCGGGCAGGGTGCAGCCGACCGCCGTGCCGGCTTCGCAACCGTCGTTGAAACCGCCTGCCTTATAGCCGGTCGAGATCGTGCCGAACAGCATGGTGGCCGCGTTCAGGTTGTAATCAACGCCGACCTTCCAGGTGGCCTTTTCATACTGGCGCTTGGCAATGTTCGGGGTGATGATGTCGCCCGTAGTGTTGCAGGCGCTGGTATAGGCGCACTGGACCGTGGCGCCGGTACGGGCCTTTTCATCCTTGGTGTAACGCGCGCCGGCCGTGATGTGCAGCTTTTCGGTGGGCGAATAGGTCACCTGGCCGAAACCGGCCACCGACGAGGACATCACATAGTGCTGGGGGAAACCGAACACATAGCCGGTCTGGCTGGGCGTGAAGCGCAGGCCGGTCGCACCATTGGTGCGGTCATAAATGAAGAGCTGGATGTCGGCGCGTTCCTTGAAGTAGTACACACCGGCCTGAGCGCGGAAGGGCCCCGTGCCATTGGTCGACAGACGCAGTTCCTGGCTGTTCTGCCAGTACCAGCCGTCGAACTTGTTGGGGGCCAGACCGCCCACATTGACCGCGCTGGCCGGGCCGTAATAGCTGTAATTGCCTTCGTGGCGCTTGAATTCGCGATACGAACCCAGATAGTTCAACGTCACCGCGCCGAAGTCATACTTGAAGTCCACATCAAGGCCATAGGTGGCATTGTTGCGGCGCAGGTTGTCGGCCCAAAGCGACGCCTGCGGCAGACCATCGGCGGTCGGCGCGTTGAGCGTGAGCAGCTGCGAATTCGACACGCCCTTGGCCGTGTAGGTCGGCATCACGGTGTTGGTGGTGTAGTTCGAATAGAAGTTGCTGGTGGGCAGCGCGTTCGAGCTGATGCCCTTAAACTGGTTGTAGTCGCCGCGAACCAGCAGTTCACCGTGGTCGAACTTGAGCAGCGCCTGAAGGCGGCCCGAGAACACATCCTTGAACGGCGACAGGTTCAGACCCGACAGGTTGGCACCGGCCTTGAGGAAGCTGTCACGATGGTCATAGTTGACCGCCGCGCGGATCGCCAGATTGTCGGTGACGGGCACGTTGATCGCGCCGCCCGCCTGGGTGTTGTTATAATTGCCATAGGCAATGTTCACATCGCCCTTGAGCTTGTCAAAGGTGGGGCGGTTGGTGATCAGGTTGACCGCACCGGCCGTGGTGTTGCGGCCATAGAGCGTGCCCTGAGGACCACGCAGCACTTCCACGCGGCTGATGTCGTAGAAGCTGGCTTCCTGGGCCTGCTGACGGGCGATATAGATGCCGTCCATCATGAAGGCGGCCGAGGGATCGCCCTTTTCGGTGCCGTCCGAGCTGGTCACGCCGCGAATGGTGATCTGGAGACCGTTGTTGCGGTTGATCATCACGCTGGGGACCTGATCGCCCAGATTGGTCGGGTTGGTGATGCCCGCGGTGCGCAGCGCATCGCCCGAAACGGCCGTCAGCGCGATCGGGGTTTTCGAGGCCAGCGTTTCAAAGCGCGTGGCGGTCACGATGATGTCGCCGTCGGGGCTGACCTTGGTTTCCTGCGCCATGGCGGGGCCGGCAATCGCCAGCGCGAGCACGGATGCGCCAAGAATACGAGTGAACTTCATATTGCCTATCCCTCTCCTGTTTAAGCAATTCAAATTGCCGCCTCGGCGGTGCGAATGCAGCGCCAAGGCCGGCGGCCATTAGTTGAAAACGTTATCAATTCGGCAACAGCCAACTGCGGCCTAACCCCTAGCCCTCGTCCGTCGCGACATGGGCAAGGCTTGGTATCGTTTTCAAATCTTCGGGAAATAAATGCGGCGCAAAGCCGCAAACCCCTTTTCATCCTCTCCATTGGTGCCGGGCCAATCGATTGGCTCCGCGCTTTCTGTGCCTTGCCCTCTAACCACTTCACCTATTCGATGCAAGTCAGTCCTGTACCCCCGAAGAACGGCGGACGACCAACTGATGCGCCAATACAACACTTTGCTCTGCCAGAGGCTTGTTATGCAGCATGGCGTCGATCATCCGCATGGCCGTTTCACCCAATTCATTGGTGGGCTGGCGAATCGTCGTCAACGGCGGCCATGCAAAGGCGCCAAACCGCAGGTCATCGAAGCCGACAATGGCAATATCGCCCGGAATGGTCAGGCCTTTTTCATGAATCGCCTGCTGTGCGCCGATCGCCATTTCGTCATTGGCGCAAAACACCGCATCGGGCCGCGATTCCAGTTCGAGCAGGCGCAGCATGGCGGCATGGCCCGATTCGATGGTGAAATCGCCATCGACAATCCACCCCGCCTCCGGGGTCAATCCCGCCTCCACCATCGCCGAATGATAGCCGCGCAAACGGTCGGCGCACAACGAATTGACCATCGGCCCGGTGATCGTGGCGATCCTCTTGCGCCCGACCTCGATCAGATGCTGCACCGCCAGCTTGGCTGCGGCCACATTGTCGATCACCACATGCGGACAGTTCAGCCCGGCATAGCTCTCGCAGGCCAGCACCAAAGGCATGGGCAGGGGCTTGCCCGCCTTGACCGTGGCGCGCACCACCGAGGGCAACAGCGAGCCGAGCAGAATCAGCCCGTCGGCCACCCGCGAGGTGACCATTTCGGCATAGTAATCAAGCCGTTCCTGCTTGCCCTGCGTCTCCCCGATCAAAACGCGATAGCCCAGTTCATGCGCAACATTCTCGATGCTCTGCACGATTTCGGAAAAGAACGGGTTGGCGATTTCGGGGACGATCACGATGATCGCCTCATGGCGCGGCCGCCGCAATTGCTGGGCAATCGCGTTGGGCACGTATTTCATTTCGGCAATCGCCTGATTGACCGCATCGCGCTTGGCCGGGCGCACCGCGTCGGGCTCGCGCAAAGTCCGCGAAACCGTGGCCACCGAGACGCCTGCACGCTTGGCAATATCGCGAATGGTGACCACGCCTTGCTGTATTCCCTCTATCAGATCGTGCCCGCTTTCAGAAGTTCCGAAGCATAATTGGCCGCCCGCGCCGACATCGCCATATAGGTCAGTGACGGGTTCTGGCAACCGCTCGACGTCATGGCCGCGCCGTCCGTGACGAACAGATTGGGCACGTCATGGGCCTGGTTGTGCTTGTTGAGCACGCTGGTCTTGGGATCATGGCCCATGCGCGCGGTGCCCATTTCGTGAATGCCAAGGCCCGGCGGGTGCAGCTTGCCGGTTTCGCGGATGATGCGCCCGCCCGCGGCGGTCACCATCGCCTTGGCGTCCTCCAGCATGCGGCGGCCCAGTTCCTTGTCATTCTCGCCATGCTCGCAATGGATGTTGAGCACCGGCAGGCCCCATTCATCCTTGCGGGTCGCGCTCAAAGTGACGCGGTTTTCCGGATTGGGCAGCATTTCGCCAAAGCCGGCCAGACCGACCATCCAGGCGCCCGGATGACGGATGCGATCCTTCAACTCGGCGCCCACGCCCGGCGCGCCCATCGCCACGCCATGCCAGCCCTGCCGCATGACCCGCCCCTGAAAGCCGTAGCCGCGCAGATAGGGTTCGGTCTGGCCCTCGATGTTGCGATAGCGGGGGATGTAAATGCCATTGGGGCGGCGTCCGCGATGGAAGGTTTCGGGCCCATCCATGATCGCCATCACGCTGGGGCCGTAAACGTGGTCCATCAGATTGCGGCCCACCTGATCCGAACTGTTGGCAAGGCCGCGCGGATTGGCCTCATTGGCCGATTGCAGCAGCACCTGCGCGCTGCCGATGGTCGAGGCGCACAGGAACACCACCTTGGCCTCATAGGTCGTGCCCTTCTTGGTGTTCTGGTCGATCACGCGCACGCCGGTGGCCTTGCCGGTTTTCGGATCGGTGATGATCGAATGCACGATGGCGTCGGTCACCAGCGTCATGTTGCCGGTGCGCTCGGCGGCGGGCAGCGACGAGGACAGGCTGGAGTGATAGGCGCCAAACGAACAGCCGCGTTCGCACAGCGAGCGGTATTGGCACGGATTGCGGCCCAGTTCGATATGGTGCGGCTGGGGCTGGGTCAGATGGGCGCAGCGGCCCATGATGACCTTGCGGCCGCCGAAATTCTTCTCCACCGCCGCCTTGAACAGCTTTTCGCCATCGGTCATCGGCATGACGGGCAGGAACTTGCCGTCGGGCAACTGGGGCAGGCCCTCGTTCTCGCCCGAAACGCCGATGAAGGTTTCCACCTTGTCATACCAGGGCGCCATGTCGGCATAACGGATCGGCCAGTCGACGCCGTGCCCATCGCGCGCGTTCGAGCTGAAATCCATTTCCGAATAGCGATAGGTCTGGCGCCCCCACATGATCGAGCGCCCGCCCAGATGATAGCCGCGAATCCAGCTGAAAGGCTTGTTTTCCGGGGTTTCATAGGGGTGCTGGCTGTCCTTCACCCAATATTGCTGGGTGGCGGTGTTGACCGCATAGCACTGGCGCTGGATCGGATAGTCCTTTTCCAGCACTTCCTCGGGCACGCCGCCCCCGGTGGGCAGATCCCACGGCTGCATCCAGTCATTATAGGACGCGCCATGCTCAATCTTGCGGCCACGCTCGAGCACGAGCGTTTTGAGGCCCAGTTCGCACAATTCCTTGGCGGCCATCCCGCCGCTCATCCCAGAGCCGATAACAATGGCGTCGAACATTTTACTCTCCCAGAATTCTTGTCAGCCGACGTTGTGACCGGCCCATGCGCGCGTGTCCTTGGTCAGCGGGATCGAAGGCTCCCACGCTCCGGGCACATGTTCATAACGCAGTTCGACGGTGGCCCCCGGTTCGCTCATGTAATAGGCGGTGACCAGCAGATCCTTGAGCTTGTAGTAATCGGGATTGGAGAAGTTCTCCAGATCATAGCCGGTCAGGAAGGTCTTGCGCGCCGCCGGGGTCAGCAGGGCAAAGGGCTTGCCGGTCTTGGCGCGGGCGGCGGTGTCGATGGCTTTGAGCGCAGCGATGTGGGCCGCGCGATGCGCCGGATTGGCCCAGTCGCGCAAAAGCCCGTCGACCGTTGCGGGCACCTTGGCCTGAACCGCGCCGGGCGTATCTGTGCGCGGAATGAATGTGTCGCTGACCGCGGCCAGCAGAGCCGTGGTGGGCGCATCAAGGAGCGATGGCTTTTGGGCCGCGGCGGCCAGCGCGTCAGCCGGCAGCGCGGACAGTCCG harbors:
- a CDS encoding TonB-dependent receptor produces the protein MKFTRILGASVLALAIAGPAMAQETKVSPDGDIIVTATRFETLASKTPIALTAVSGDALRTAGITNPTNLGDQVPSVMINRNNGLQITIRGVTSSDGTEKGDPSAAFMMDGIYIARQQAQEASFYDISRVEVLRGPQGTLYGRNTTAGAVNLITNRPTFDKLKGDVNIAYGNYNNTQAGGAINVPVTDNLAIRAAVNYDHRDSFLKAGANLSGLNLSPFKDVFSGRLQALLKFDHGELLVRGDYNQFKGISSNALPTSNFYSNYTTNTVMPTYTAKGVSNSQLLTLNAPTADGLPQASLWADNLRRNNATYGLDVDFKYDFGAVTLNYLGSYREFKRHEGNYSYYGPASAVNVGGLAPNKFDGWYWQNSQELRLSTNGTGPFRAQAGVYYFKERADIQLFIYDRTNGATGLRFTPSQTGYVFGFPQHYVMSSSVAGFGQVTYSPTEKLHITAGARYTKDEKARTGATVQCAYTSACNTTGDIITPNIAKRQYEKATWKVGVDYNLNAATMLFGTISTGYKAGGFNDGCEAGTAVGCTLPASTLYYQPETLTAYEIGAKARLFDNKLRLNFSAFHYNYNNLQLTQVGPFCAGGTQCTQTTNAASAKVDGIEAEGTYAIVKNGKLDVQLSLLDARYGTFYPNAATYPTLNLANTRLDRSPTTTLTVGYTHTVPLANGGEIIAGVRSKYSSSYNMLALSIYSRFVQPSYTQTEVNVTYNSPNKTYYVQAYGKNLENNLLVTAVGAGVNGTLQVSDPLMYGVRAGFKF
- a CDS encoding GMC family oxidoreductase — protein: MFDAIVIGSGMSGGMAAKELCELGLKTLVLERGRKIEHGASYNDWMQPWDLPTGGGVPEEVLEKDYPIQRQCYAVNTATQQYWVKDSQHPYETPENKPFSWIRGYHLGGRSIMWGRQTYRYSEMDFSSNARDGHGVDWPIRYADMAPWYDKVETFIGVSGENEGLPQLPDGKFLPVMPMTDGEKLFKAAVEKNFGGRKVIMGRCAHLTQPQPHHIELGRNPCQYRSLCERGCSFGAYHSSLSSSLPAAERTGNMTLVTDAIVHSIITDPKTGKATGVRVIDQNTKKGTTYEAKVVFLCASTIGSAQVLLQSANEANPRGLANSSDQVGRNLMDHVYGPSVMAIMDGPETFHRGRRPNGIYIPRYRNIEGQTEPYLRGYGFQGRVMRQGWHGVAMGAPGVGAELKDRIRHPGAWMVGLAGFGEMLPNPENRVTLSATRKDEWGLPVLNIHCEHGENDKELGRRMLEDAKAMVTAAGGRIIRETGKLHPPGLGIHEMGTARMGHDPKTSVLNKHNQAHDVPNLFVTDGAAMTSSGCQNPSLTYMAMSARAANYASELLKAGTI
- a CDS encoding glycoside hydrolase family 3 protein → MLRKTVMMSSLLALAAPLAVHAAAPKRAAPQQPAVESRSKAIITVHGLRFRDLDGDGKLTPYEDWRLSPAVRAADLLARMSIEEKAGQMLHGTLPGLGGAIGQSNKGYDLEAAAPMLRDKHISSFITRLPLAPAAMAEQSNAVQALAESTRLGIPATISADPRNHFHHVLGAGESATGVTQWPELLGLGALGDAARVRRFAEIARMEYRAVGIQEALSPQVDLASEPRWARITGTFGADPQLSSVLGGAYVQGFQGAPGGLARNGVMTVVKHWVGYGALPEGFDSHNYYGRIAKLTTAQLDMHIAAFKGALAAGSAGIMPTYPIISGPKPLGKDLEPYGAGYSHVLLTDLLRGKLGYKGIILSDWAITADCNERCSNPTKDAPQRPQDISTDWGVNDLTVEQRYALGIKAGIDQFGGTQDVAPLLSAIKDGLITPARVDESVRRILVAKFEQGLFDNPYVDPAAAARMIANPANHALAALTQREAQVLLTNKGLLPVAAKGKKVWLFGVEPKAAQAAGLTVVSDPAQADFAVVRAESPSEMLHPNHFFGSRQKEGRLDFRDGDAAYDALKSAKAAGKPVVFAIFLDRPAILTNVVDKADAILANFGASDEAVLDIVLGKAKAKGHLPFELPSSMAAVEKQDPAVPNDSEKPLFKMGAGL
- a CDS encoding LacI family DNA-binding transcriptional regulator; protein product: MVTIRDIAKRAGVSVATVSRTLREPDAVRPAKRDAVNQAIAEMKYVPNAIAQQLRRPRHEAIIVIVPEIANPFFSEIVQSIENVAHELGYRVLIGETQGKQERLDYYAEMVTSRVADGLILLGSLLPSVVRATVKAGKPLPMPLVLACESYAGLNCPHVVIDNVAAAKLAVQHLIEVGRKRIATITGPMVNSLCADRLRGYHSAMVEAGLTPEAGWIVDGDFTIESGHAAMLRLLELESRPDAVFCANDEMAIGAQQAIHEKGLTIPGDIAIVGFDDLRFGAFAWPPLTTIRQPTNELGETAMRMIDAMLHNKPLAEQSVVLAHQLVVRRSSGVQD
- a CDS encoding gluconate 2-dehydrogenase subunit 3 family protein; translation: MIELDRRHMLEGLAALIGLSALPADALAAAAQKPSLLDAPTTALLAAVSDTFIPRTDTPGAVQAKVPATVDGLLRDWANPAHRAAHIAALKAIDTAARAKTGKPFALLTPAARKTFLTGYDLENFSNPDYYKLKDLLVTAYYMSEPGATVELRYEHVPGAWEPSIPLTKDTRAWAGHNVG
- a CDS encoding GntP family permease; the protein is MAAADLWLLGISVGGIALAILLIARLGLHPFVGLLSGAFAIGLAAQLPPDKLAQTIEKGFGDILRGTGMVVALGLGLGAMLQISGGARALARAVLDRTGERYATLGGLAAALLIGMPLFFETGTVLLLPIIAAGMAGQKISNGGQSATLRLRVMLSTLAGLSVLHALMPPHPGPLIAVRELGADPARTMLLGLIAAVPTALIAGPLLARFTTRGVVTENLPLIEPDEGLACPAWRALIVLLLPVGLIAAGALMRMGGGEVSPAVALVSDPVVALLLANGAGLVLLLGPRMADRTLQDMIWREAMLPAGGILLGIGAGGALKQVLVDIGLPAMFGRLAQANFVGPVVMAWLVAAAIRVATGSATVATITASAIMAGVVGGHGVDPSLIVMAIGAGSVFFSHVNDPGFWLVKAYLGTSTRDTFRTWSMLESAISVVGLGCVLILARVV